A stretch of DNA from uncultured Methanobrevibacter sp.:
CATCAATGCACTGGGAGTTGTGTGGATTGCATGTGACATTCATTTCCTTACATGGACATTCACTTATAACATGAGCAACAGCCTTGTTTGCATCTATGGTTGTAAATGGATAGTTTGCCATTTCCACTTGAGATGCAGTGGCTGAATTAAAAAATGAGGATTTTCCTACATTCGGTTTACCTGTAACTGCAATTTGAAGCATAATATCATGATTAAAATTAGTTTCTTTGATTTTTTCAAAAAACTTTAAATTATTATAATTATTATAATACTTTATTATATCTATTTTACAAAGTATAAAAAATTATTTAAAAAATTTAGTGAAATCAAAAAAGAAAGGCAATTATATAGAATACTCAAACCCAAATCAGATTTGTAAAAAACATTATTTAGGAAAAAAATGAAAAAAATAATCAAAGAATAAAATATGTTTGAGGAAGATGACATGAAAAAATACTCCTGCAGCAATTGTAGAATTCTAAACTGCAAACACCAAAACAAGAAATACCCTGATTTCTGTCCAACAAAAGAATTAACAAGTGAAGAGAAAACTGAAATTGAAAAACTTTACAATGAAGACAACAACAATGAAATATCACGAATATCTGCTGAAATAGAGGAAGAATTTTACTGCAAATACACAAGAGTGGAAGAAATTATAGAATTTGCCAAAAGACTAAAAATGAAAAAGATAGGAATAGCTGCATGTGTGGGGCTGATGGAAGAAAGCAGAACATTTGCAAAAATTCTAGACAAACACGACTTTGAAGTATATTCTGTAGCATGTAAAGTTGGTGCAATGAAAAAAACAGAAATAGCGGGTGTTGATGAAGAAAAAACAGTGACCACTGGAAATGTAATGTGCAACCCAATACTGCAGGCAAAAATACTAAACAAGGAAAAAACTGACCTTAACGTAATAATAGGATTATGTGTAGGCCATGACAGCCTATTCTATAAATATTCTGATGCCCTATGCACAACACTTGTAACAAAAGACAAGGTACTCGCACACAATCCAGTAGGGGCATTATACCAAACAAACACATATTATAAAAAGTTAATGAAAGAGTAAATAATGTTTAATTATAGAAAAATAGCTTATTTGTTCAACTGAACATTCCAAAAGTTATAAAATTAAATAGGAATAAAAAAGAATTAAATAGAAATAAAAAGAATAAAAAAAGAAATAGCTAATTCCATAGCTAAAATTTAAAATTTAAAAGTTTAATTAACCTATGTATCTGAGGTCATCTTGAGTTTGTTGTGGTGCTTGTTGACCCATAGCCCTTTGAAGCATTTCTTGCTCCATTTGTTGAGCTTGGCTAATCATTTCACGGATTTCTTCAGCTTTTGCTTCTAACTCTTCAGTACTTACTTCGAGTTTTACAAGAATAGCTAATTTTTGCAAAATAGCTTCAGCCGCTTCAGCATCAATGAAATAACCCGGAGTTTTACCCATTAAGCAAGCCCCTTTCATTCCTCTGAGTCTACCTAAACCTAAGAATAAACCAGAAGCACCAACGATACCACCATCTGCAGATCTGATTTCAACATCTGCTTCCTTAAGCATTTCAATACGCTCTTCATCAGTAGCAGCACCTAAAACACGACCATCTGTACCTTCAATAGGTTGACCAGTAGCAAGACCACCTAAAGTATAAAACTCTTTAGCCCCTTTTGATTCAACGAAGTCAAGGATAGAACCACAGAGTTCGTATTGACCTTCAGGTGCTAAAGCTTGACAGTTACCTACTAAAAATATGAAATCCCTTTCATCTGCACCAGCAGACTTCAAGTAATACATTTCATTTGTCATATCCTCTACAATTCCCCCTTCACCAACAAGAACTTGTGGAGGGAAGTAAGGAGAATAGATTTCCACAAATTTAGTAGCATCAAGTTCATCAATGACATGATCAATTGCTAATTTACCTACATGACCGATTCCAGGAAGTGCTTCAATAAATATAGGATTGTTTAAACTAACTTCTTCTAATACTTTAAATTGAGTTGTTCTCATAAGATCACCTTTAAGAACATTTTATAATATAATCAATAATCGCAAATCAAATAATTGTAAATCAATAATTGTAAACCAAATAATAGTAATCGTAAAATCCAAAAAATAGAAAAATAAAAAAAATAGAATAATGGTTTTTAAACTAACAATAGCTTGCTAATCAAAAACTTTTATTCCTTATTAAGCATCTCTTTCTTTAATTGTCTACGATATTTACCATACTTATCCTCAACGGAAAATTTTGGAGGGTAAATCACTTTAAGTTCACCACCACATTTTGGACATTGGGATTTAAGTGTGTAAATATTACAAACAGGACACTTCTTCATTTTCATTTTCATCTGATTCACTAATTAATTTTCAATTTCACGTAAGAATTCTCCAGTTCCATCTGCATCTTCTACAATAGCAATAGCTTTTTCTGCTGCTTCTTTCAATTGCTTTTCAGCAACAAGATAATCGGTAGAAGTTACAGTGATTCTGTAACGAGGAGCTCCAACACATTGAACTTCAATGTTTTCAGCTTCTGCTGCCATAAGTGCTTTCTTAATAACCTCTACACCATCTGGGTTGTAGTTTTTAATATCTACATAACCGCTGATGTGAACTTCAGGAGGTTGAATGTTTTTCTCAGCAACTTCAGTTATGGCATCAGCCCACTCTTGGCTAATTCCCTCTTCAGTAAGAGTTTCTGCCCCTTCTTCAGAAGCGCTTTCAAATGCACCGTAGATATCACCGAAGATATCCATAAGCTCATATCCCACTTCATCGTAAGCGGTATCCAAGTCCTTATCTAAAGATTTAGCAGCTAATTCCAAGAATTTTTCAGCTTTTTGTTCAATTTTCCATTGTTGAATCTTTTTAGTCCTTTGGTCTTCTCTAATTCTTTTTAAAGAAGCATCTACATGACCTTTTTTAGGATTAACTCTTAAAACACGAGCAACAATCTTTTGATTTTCTCTTACATGATCTCGAATATTTTTTACCCAACCAGAAGAAACTTCAGAAATATGAATGAAAGCTTCCTTGCCTGCGTATTCTTCCAAGTTAGCAAATGCACCATAGTTAACAACTTTGTAGACAGTTCCTACAATAAGTTCTCCTTCATCTGGCCATTCTTGACTTTTTCTTACCAATTAAAACACCGAAATAAAAACAGTTAAGATATGGTTAGAATAATTAGAATAATCATCATAACCAATCTTTATTCTAAGATCACATAACAGCCAATTACATATTCGGCCAAAATAGCGTGTTTTGATAGTAAT
This window harbors:
- a CDS encoding DUF1847 domain-containing protein — translated: MKKYSCSNCRILNCKHQNKKYPDFCPTKELTSEEKTEIEKLYNEDNNNEISRISAEIEEEFYCKYTRVEEIIEFAKRLKMKKIGIAACVGLMEESRTFAKILDKHDFEVYSVACKVGAMKKTEIAGVDEEKTVTTGNVMCNPILQAKILNKEKTDLNVIIGLCVGHDSLFYKYSDALCTTLVTKDKVLAHNPVGALYQTNTYYKKLMKE
- a CDS encoding proteasome assembly chaperone family protein is translated as MRTTQFKVLEEVSLNNPIFIEALPGIGHVGKLAIDHVIDELDATKFVEIYSPYFPPQVLVGEGGIVEDMTNEMYYLKSAGADERDFIFLVGNCQALAPEGQYELCGSILDFVESKGAKEFYTLGGLATGQPIEGTDGRVLGAATDEERIEMLKEADVEIRSADGGIVGASGLFLGLGRLRGMKGACLMGKTPGYFIDAEAAEAILQKLAILVKLEVSTEELEAKAEEIREMISQAQQMEQEMLQRAMGQQAPQQTQDDLRYIG
- a CDS encoding RNA-protein complex protein Nop10 — translated: MKMKMKKCPVCNIYTLKSQCPKCGGELKVIYPPKFSVEDKYGKYRRQLKKEMLNKE
- a CDS encoding translation initiation factor IF-2 subunit alpha gives rise to the protein MVRKSQEWPDEGELIVGTVYKVVNYGAFANLEEYAGKEAFIHISEVSSGWVKNIRDHVRENQKIVARVLRVNPKKGHVDASLKRIREDQRTKKIQQWKIEQKAEKFLELAAKSLDKDLDTAYDEVGYELMDIFGDIYGAFESASEEGAETLTEEGISQEWADAITEVAEKNIQPPEVHISGYVDIKNYNPDGVEVIKKALMAAEAENIEVQCVGAPRYRITVTSTDYLVAEKQLKEAAEKAIAIVEDADGTGEFLREIEN